The following proteins are encoded in a genomic region of Arachis ipaensis cultivar K30076 chromosome B02, Araip1.1, whole genome shotgun sequence:
- the LOC107627972 gene encoding MATH domain and coiled-coil domain-containing protein At3g58410-like — protein sequence MVACLGGNGNCTIRFLVVNNHRLIFGWLATCHRDMEDETHFDSPIFISELRRHAHCWASLSFLKQMQNSERCRRRKRRMEKEQPEVKVLTTGKFTWTINNFSSKFFNHYYSHTFFVGPYSWQMAISGIPNIYLRVLLVDRLYAGDIDNVPVGWRSLNFKLSLVDQLQGKSTIINESENINIHQLKKGVAVVSLRVLSGMVSDPKNGFLVKDTCIVVAEVSVNDLGLDHDQNHPCSVMKSTALFLDFRGLCKMEKDYVQLLEKSCSKYPSLIESHKKRKRSQRFNELSFTTLGKLLHFLKTKKVKDMKSDDACKELQDLWDEAEIRFDDLSWLEPHVKSALNYFENAAKVGKLKANVVDLEEKAKTLKAEAIAIDAVLETTKEELAKAKEGFVARDLDDQLGYGIIS from the exons ATGGTGGCGTGTCTTGGAGGAAATGGAAATTGTACAATCAGATTTCTGGTGGTCAACAATCACCGTCTGATTTTTGGTTGGTTGGCCACGTGTCACCGAGATATGGAAGATGAGACTCACTTTGACTCGCCTATCTTCATTTCAGAATTGAGAAGACACGCACATTGTTGGGCAAGCTTGAGCTTTCTGAAGCAGATGCAGAACTCAGAAAGgtgcagaagaagaaaaaggagaatggAAAAGGAGCAACCAGAAGTAAAGGTTTTAACAACCGGCAAGTTCACATGGACCATTAACAACTTCTCTAGTAAGTTCTTCAATCACTACTACTCCCACACCTTCTTCGTCGGCCCCTATTCCTG GCAGATGGCTATTTCAGGTATCCCCAACATTTATTTACGAGTCTTATTGGTAGATCGATTGTATGCTGGGGACATTGATAATGTTCCTGTTGGATGGAGATCTCTTAACTTCAAGCTCTCTTTAGTTGATCAGCTTCAAGGCAAATCCACAATAATAAATG AGAGTGAGAATATCAATATTCATCAGCTCAAAAAAGGAGTTGCTGTTGTTTCCTTGAGAGTACTTTCAGGCATGGTTTCTGACCCCAAAAACGGGTTTCTTGTAAAGGACACGTGCATTGTTGTTGCTGAGGTTTCTGTCAATGATTTAGGACTTGATCATGATCAAAATCACCCATGTTCAGTTATGAAGTCCACAGCTTTATTTTTGGAT TTCAGGGGATTATGCAAAATGGAGAAAGACTATGTTCAACTACTTGAGAAATCATGTTCAAAGTACCCTTCTCTTATTGAAAGccataaaaagagaaaaaggagccAAAGGTTCAATGAACTTTCATTCACAACATTAGGGAAACTATTGCATTTTCTAAAGACTAAGAAAGTGAAGGACATGAAGAGTGATGATGCTTGTAAGGAGTTACAAGATTTATGGGATGAAGCGGAGAttagatttgatgatttgagttggtTGGAGCCACATGTTAAATCTGCTTTGAACTATTTTGAGAATGCAGCCAAGGTGGGAAAGCTTAAGGCTAATGTGGTTGATTTAGAAGAAAAAGCTAAGACCCTGAAAGCAGAGGCAATTGCTATAGATGCTGTTCTTGAAACAACAAAGGAAGAATTGGCAAAGGCTAAAGAAGGTTTTGTAGCAAGAGATTTGGATGATCAATTAGGATATGGAATAATTTCCTAA
- the LOC107627974 gene encoding uncharacterized protein LOC107627974, with protein MSLINQLYSDDTITHVAVRTYEHNSTGVVAAYGFPSFVSLPEFRDPSEGFLVKDTCIIVAEVSVENSGHEDTNVDHLPKKMYSSTCDELINFKGLCQIEKDHVNLLEEACLKHPSIIESHRKRKRSQKFTEWSITTLGKVLHFLKTKKVKDMNDDACKELQDLWEELEMVKFDDLSC; from the exons ATGTCTCTAATTAATCAGCTCTATTCTGATGACACCATAACACATG TGGCTGTGCGTACCTACGAGCACAACAGCACAGGCGTTGTTGCTGCCTATGGTTTCCCATCCTTTGTGTCTTTACCTGAATTTCGTGACCCTAGTGAAGGGTTTCTTGTGAAGGACACATGCATAATTGTTGCCGAGGTTTCTGTCGAGAATTCAGGACATGAAGATACTAATGTTGATCACTTGCCCAAGAAAATGTACTCATCAACATGTGATGAGTTGATCAATTTCAAGGGTCTATGCCAAATAGAAAAAGACCATGTTAATCTGTTGGAGGAAGCATGTTTGAAGCATCCTTCCATTATTGAAAGCCATCGAAAGAGAAAACGGAGTCAGAAGTTCACAGAATGGTCAATCACAACTCTAGGGAAAGTGTTGCATTTTCTAAAGACTAAAAAAGTGAAGGACATGAATGATGATGCATGTAAGGAGCTTCAAGATTTGTGGGAGGAGCTTGAGATGGTTAagtttgatgatttgagttgctGA
- the LOC107627975 gene encoding uncharacterized protein LOC107627975 encodes MTRTITNDDFAVHLDESNAIIGSSSFLDIDQFLDSENGFLVNDTCIIVAEVYLNDNNASFDSKLVSFKGLCKMEKDYVKLLEKSCSKYPSLVESHRKRKRSQRFNQLSFTTLGKLLHFLKTKKVKDMKSDNACKELQDLWEEAEIRFDDLSWLEPHVKSALSYFENAVKVKKLKANVVDLEEKAMTLKAKVIAIDAGLKTTKKELAKAEEGFVARDLDDRLGYGIIP; translated from the exons ATGACAAGAACAATAACAAATG ATGATTTCGCCGTTCACTTAGACGAAAGCAATGCTATAATTGGTAGTTCATCGTTTTTGGATATTGACCAATTTCTTGACTCCGAAAATGGGTTTCTTGTAAACGACACATGCATCATTGTTGCCGAAGTTTATCTCAATGACAATAATGCTTCATTTGATAGTAAGTTAGTAAGTTTCAAGGGATTATGCAAAATGGAGAAAGACTATGTTAAACTACTAGAGAAATCATGTTCAAAGTACCCTTCTCTTGTTGAAAGCCatagaaagagaaaaaggagCCAAAGGTTCAATCAACTTTCATTCACAACATTAGGGAAACTCTTGCATTTCCTAAAGACTAAGAAAGTGAAGGACATGAAGAGTGATAATGCTTGTAAGGAGTTACAAGATTTATGGGAAGAAGCTGAGAttagatttgatgatttgagttggtTGGAGCCACATGTTAAATCTGCTTTGAGCTATTTTGAGAATGCAGTCAAGGTGAAAAAGCTTAAGGCTAATGTGGTTGATTTAGAAGAAAAAGCCATGACCCTGAAAGCAAAGGTAATTGCTATAGATGCTGGTCTTAAAACAACAAAGAAAGAATTGGCAAAGGCTGAAGAAGGTTTTGTAGCAAGAGATTTGGATGATCGATTAGGATATGGAATAATACCCTGA
- the LOC107628587 gene encoding MATH domain and coiled-coil domain-containing protein At2g05420-like produces MIAKEYVETHQRILQSEGLKTKNQSFEDYIEGNENTAFNKRIYYLPLTKFSSFSEMEDQGEVETTITSKYTWIIKNFSKLKCDKLYSETFFTGKHPWRIRIHPEGNKVNCLSIYLSVGDNANFPAGWSKTANIKMSLINQLYSDDTITHVAVHTYKHNSTGVVAAYGFPSFVSLPEFRDPSEGFLVKDTCIIVAEVSVENSGHEDTNVDHLPKEMYSPTSTCDELINFKGLCQIEKDHVNLLEEACLKHPSIIESHRKRKRSQKFTEWSITTLGKVLHFLKTKKVKDMNDDACKELQDLWEELEMVKFDDLSWLKPHVESALSMKNYAERLTKVKRLKGSVVALEVKRRNLKELMILAETDLERARKELAIAEKGFVKRELDDELGCGIS; encoded by the exons ATGATAGCAAAAGAATACGTGGAAACTCATCAAAGGATTCTGCAAAGCGAGGGATTAAAAACTAAAAACCAGAGCTTTGAGGATTACATAGAGGGAAACGAAAACACAGCTTTCAACAAGAGAATTTACTATTTACCACTTACCAAGTTTTCATCTTTCTCAG AAATGGAGGATCAAGGAGAGGTTGAAACAACTATCACCTCAAAGTACACATGGATCATCAAGAACTTTTCTAAATTGAAGTGCGACAAGCTCTACTCCGAGACCTTCTTCACTGGCAAGCATCCATG GCGGATTCGTATACATCCAGAAGGGAATAAAGTAAACTGCTTGTCAATCTATTTGTCTGTTGGTGATAATGCTAATTTTCCTGCTGGTTGGAGCAAAACTGCTAACATTAAGATGTCTCTAATTAATCAGCTCTATTCTGATGACACCATAACACATG TGGCTGTGCATACCTACAAGCACAACAGCACAGGAGTTGTTGCTGCCTATGGTTTCCCATCCTTTGTGTCTTTACCTGAATTTCGTGACCCTAGTGAAGGGTTTCTTGTGAAGGACACATGCATAATTGTTGCTGAGGTTTCTGTCGAGAATTCAGGACATGAAGATACTAATGTTGATCACTTGCCCAAGGAAATGTACTCACCAACATCAACATGTGATGAGTTGATCAATTTCAAGGGTCTATGCCAAATAGAAAAAGACCATGTTAATCTGTTGGAGGAAGCATGTTTGAAGCATCCTTCCATTATTGAAAGCCATCGAAAGAGAAAACGGAGTCAGAAGTTCACAGAATGGTCAATCACAACTCTAGGGAAAGTGTTGCATTTTCTAAAGACTAAAAAAGTGAAGGACATGAATGATGATGCATGTAAGGAGCTTCAAGATTTGTGGGAGGAGCTTGAGATGGTTAagtttgatgatttgagttggcTGAAGCCCCATGTTGAATCTGCGTTGAGTATGAAAAATTATGCGGAGAGATTGACGAAGGTGAAAAGGCTGAAGGGTAGTGTAGTTGCTCTAGAGGTTAAGAGGAGGAACCTGAAAGAACTGATGATTTTAGCAGAGACAGATCTTGAAAGAGCAAGAAAGGAATTGGCAATAGCTGAAAAGGGGTTTGTAAAGAGAGAATTGGATGATGAACTAGGATGTGGAATATCCTAA
- the LOC107627976 gene encoding MATH domain and coiled-coil domain-containing protein At3g58370-like, with amino-acid sequence MAAQKEMGRNFSFKDNLIMCFKPYNNINNHNNNNNNNIKKERDDDPMVKDKLSDSMSKLKVSDTGKNFSQGRIIETNLSTTVKYTWTIWNFSALECYQKYSDTFFTGNHPCWNKTVNFKLTLKNLFFTDKDITRGTKYEYGSAKYPGYGFSSFITLTEFLDPNNGFLVNDSCSIEAEVCVVNDGHQHHPNDNRIVPLVTRNNDNNNLVDFKGLCKVKKDFVPLLEEACSKHPELVEGQKKRNQSEKFTENSFMTLGRVLHFLKSHKDVKDCTDDCVKEFQNLWKELESSGFDDLTWLENDVKNYTVKKLNENVDLQGEKGELLKVD; translated from the exons ATGGCAGCACAAAAAGAAATGGGGAGGAATTTCAGTTTCAAAGACAACCTTATAATGTGCTTCAAACCTTACAACAACATTaacaaccacaacaacaacaataataataatattaagaaGGAAAGAGATGATGATCCCATGGTGAAAGATAAGTTATCAGATTCTATGTCCAAATTGAAAG TATCAGACACAGGGAAGAATTTTTCTCAAGGAAGAATAATTGAAACAAATCTTTCTACAACTGTGAAGTATACATGGACCATTTGGAACTTCTCTGCATTGGAATGTTACCAAAAATACTCAGACACATTTTTTACAGGGAATCATCcatg TTGGAATAAAACCGTTAATTTCAAGTTGACTCtgaaaaatttgttcttcactgATAAAGACATAACACGAG GTACTAAATATGAATATGGCAGTGCAAAATATCCTGGCTATGGTTTCTCATCGTTTATAACTTTAACCGAGTTTCTTGATCCTAACAACGGGTTTCTTGTGAACGATTCTTGTTCTATCGAGGCTGAAGTTTGTGTTGTGAATGATGGTCATCAACATCATCCTAATGATAATCGCATAGTGCCTTTGGTTACAAGAAATAACGACAACAACAACTTAGTGGATTTCAAGGGTTTATGCAAAGTGAAAAAAGATTTTGTTCCACTACTGGAGGAAGCGTGTTCTAAGCATCCTGAACTTGTTGAAGGTCAGAAAAAGAGAAATCAGAGTGAAAAATTTACTGAAAATTCGTTCATGACTTTGGGAAGAGTTCTTCATTTTCTAAAGAGTCATAAAGATGTAAAGGACTGTACTGATGATTGTGTTAAGGAGTTTCAGAATTTGTGGAAGGAACTTGAGTCTTCTGGATTTGATGATCTGACTTGGTTGGAAAATGATGTTAAAAACTATACGGTGAAAAAGTTAAACGAAAATGTGGATCTTCAAGGAGAAAAAGGAGAATTGTTGAAAGTAGATTAA